CTCATCTCTGGGCAGTACACATATTACATCGACGGCTTTCCACTTTTCAAAATTTCCACCCCAGCCTTAAGAAAGCCCACAGTAGAAGGCAACTCCCTCTCACCCACGATAAATGACCGCAAATTACCCCCATAATATTGAACACTCCCAACCTCAGGTGCATAAGTAAGACGCCATACCAACAGGTATCCAGCCACACTCCACGCAACGTCCTCTTCCGCAGTCGAAAACACACTCGCCTCTTCATCACCCGTATCCTTAATCCTCGTCTTGTAGCTCCCATTATACGCATCCACCCACGCCTTGTACTGCTCCTGCACCGACTCAGGAAGTGTCTTAAGGACATGCTCTGCTGTCACATCACGCTCTTCATTGGGTTGCAGATCGCTGGTGCTCCGCGTGATGAAGCCCGTCTCGTAGTCAGGGTCAATCCGGTAATGGCGCGGTTTTGCTTCATTGGATGGTGGCTGCTCTGTAGATGGGAAGGATTCGATGCATGACGGTGTTCCGTCGGGAGATTTTGTGATTTTCAGAGTGAGGTCGAAGGTTGTTTCGATGATGGTGGTTGCGTTTTGGTCAGCGTCGGTTTCGTCGCGGGTGGTTTTTATGTAGCGCTGGGATTGGGGATGGGTTGTGAAAATGCTTAAAGGATTGAGGCTGTCGGCCATTTTGATCGGTAAGGACAATCAAGGGTACTGAGTAGAGGCGTGGGAGTGAtatggtgttgaggatggtGGGCTGGTTCATCAGAGATAAACTTTTTCGGCCCGCAATTGAAATCTGCAGCTTTATCAGATCTTCAACGGGCTGGGTTCTACGGAGTGCTACTCAATAATGACTTGGAACGGCTCAGATGTTTATTATAGTAGACTAGCTATATTTTTGAGCCACCTTCCCCAAGAACGACTTTTTTATCCGCTTTAAACTTTCCATCGCACGTCGTCGAAATGCCCATCCATGCGACTTGCGCAACAACGATCGATATTAAAGTAAAGCTAGCGCCAGTCCAGTGCATTAACATGTGGAAGGTTCCTCCAGTACAAGTCTCTTGACGCATTTCCTTCGCCAGGCTGCCTGCGAATTCATAAACCTCCACATGGGAAACACACGAATTAAAGCATAGATATCACTATACTCATAGAGGTACTCCATTATCATCAGGATAATCTCAGCTGGAATCTTGAAACCTGATGGACTTGGACAGCTACGTCTTCTCCGGGCCAGTTTGTTTGCGGTTTTTGCTggttctggctctggttTCCTTTCTACTTAGGCGTTTTTGGCCGTTGGAGCTTCTCCGGATGGTCGAGGAGATCCCGCAGTTCCGGAATATTAAAGGGATTTCTTGGTGCATATGAAAGATTAAGACAGCCTTCTATACGACTCATTCTCTTCTCGCAGACCCTGGCATATTCCTTAGGCTTGATCCAAGATAGATCTTTGTGTTCCTCATCTGGGGATCTCCAATAGCGCTTTTCATCAATCAGGAATCTTTTCACAAGTCTATTCTCTCCGTTATGTTTCTCTTACTGTTTGAGTAGTGTTGAGAATGGTTAGGAGTGGTCATAAACTGGCTGTAGATAAATGTTTATTGTGATATAAAAGCTGACTAACAAGCAAAGATCCGATAGCACACTCTGAATGCCCCAGTCGTAGAACCAATCATCTAGACTTCCAATTTGCTAGGAGATAAGCTTGGTGCTCCAAAAATCCGAGTAACAATAACTCCTTCCCACGCTCCAGCTTGTATCGACCACCTTCTAAGTAGTCCACACTCGCAACCTGAGGATCAGAAGCAAAACGCCACCCCAATAGAAAACCACCCACATACCATGCGACTTCTTCCTCCGGACTGTGTCAAAGCGGAGCATAAAAGTCCGAATGATTCCAGAACCTTGCTTTGAAGTAGTTGTTGAATGTGCCTCCCCAGGCATCATAGTGCTCACGCATTGAGGGCGGAAATGAGGCAAAGAATTCATCAGGGTCGAGATAGGTCACCTCTTCTCGGGTCTGACGCCGTCTACTTCCCGCCAGATAAATTATGCACCGTAGTCGGCTCTTATGGAATAATGGTGCGGATCTATTGTGGTTGGGTGTTCTTCGGGCATTGAAATCTCAACTGAGGTGATGCTATTGTCTTCCTGGTTGTAAATGGTTTTCAGGGCGAGGTCGGATATGGTTtcgatggtgatgatgttcTTCAGTCTTAGTGGTGCCTATGGCATCCAGGTTTTTGATCGATTTGATGTAAGGTTGGGATTCAGGCTGGTTGACAAAGACAGCCAGAGGCTTGAGGAGCTTAAGAACAGACATGCTGTGAGAGATTCTATGCAATGTAAGAAACTGGTAGTTGTGGAACTAGCTAACTGATAATAGAGTAGAATAAGAATGGataggaaagagaaagataTGGCATGTAGGCACCCACAAGACTAGAGTTGACTCACTGCTTGTGTATACGCAACTGACAGTAGACGAATACTCAAGTATTAGAACTTTAAAACGGAATCATGATCTTCATGAACATGGGTTCTTACTCATGGCACTTTTGAGTCATTGGATATCGGAGAGATCTTAGAACTTCTCTGCGTCAAAACAAGAACATCCTAGATAACAAATTCATCATATACCAAGCCCATTATCGACTTCAATGCTTCCTCACTAACAATAATATCACGCTCCCTCGGGGAACTAGGAGTCCTCAAAAACACCTCCTCAAATCCAAGTCTCAACGATCCTCCACTAATCTCTATACTAGCCGTATTTCTTGCTTTACACTGCAACCCAATTTCTTGAATGCACTTCGCTGTACCAGTCGCACTATCATTAGGATTCGAATTCCCATTGGGATCCGGAACCCATTTCTCCAGTGATATCCCTGACCAGGTTGGCCATACGATGAGTACAATGGCGACTTTCACATCTCCTTGGGACTTGGTGAGCCACCATTCAGCTTCGATGCGGAGTTTGGTGATAGATTTTAGGTCTCcgcattcaaccaccaaGGAGGGCCATTTTGCGTCCCTGGATGGAGGGAGTGTGGCTGGGCGCCAGGAGGAAGCAGGTTCTTTCGTATATTGACCTGATACGACACACTTTGAGCCATCGGGTACGAGGCCGTTGACGATGCTCATGCGGTCTGCTGCAATGTCGATTTCTCTGGATATCAGGCTGCGCGCTACTTCATGGGCGTGATGTACGAGCTTGATGACTAGTTTGCGGTATTTCCTGTTGTAGAAAATTCGGACATGTTTCCCTAGGAATTCCGGATTGTCGGATATGTATTCGACGGTTTTTGGGGAGGTATCGGAGGAGACGATGTAGGGTGCTGCACTGCTGGTTTTGTTCTGTTCGAGCTGCGTAGTAGCTCTAATGTCATCTAGTGTGGGCTTGTTGATCCAGAGGGTATTGTCGGGAAAGTATTCGAGGAATAGCCACTTTTCATAGCCGGCTTCTGGTTCTTGGTTTGGTGGCATAGTTGTGATGCGCGGATATGTGCATTGGTGAGAATGTCCGGTGTAATGCTTGTATGGTGCGATGATCCAGTCACCTAGCTATAGTAAAGCACTGGGATCGTCTTCAATGTCATTTACATTGCAGAATGTGTTTGCATTCAAATACTCCAAGGCTGCTGGAACAAGACGCCATGACGTCAGGCTAGATCATGCAGAAAGATACACTGCACAACTACAACCATATGCCCATTCCGGAAATACAAAATCTAATTTTCTAATCATGCATCCAGCCTCTACAAAAGACCCGCTCGAATCAAACATTCCCGATTAGGAACAATGTATAGACGACTCCGAGCGGGTCATACTGCAAAGTCCTCCCAGCTATTTCCTGCCACACAGTTCAATTGCACATTCCATTAGGCGTAAGAGGCAATGGCTCATTCAAGTTTTGCTATCGatgcaaaaagaaaaatatgGCAACATCTCTTGTATTTGCCCTACAATAACCCCCTCGGCCAACATTCGGGCCGCAGCCGAACCCCGCAAAATCACCCCTCGGGGTATTCTTTTCGCGAGGTGGGATGTTTATTTCATCATCGTGTttatttctttctcttctcttcactCTACTTCTTTTACTACAGTGTAGCCCAGTCCAGTGATACAAATGCAAGCCGCAAACCGTCTCCAACAAGCTCTCCGCACCGAGCGCGGACTCTCCTTCGGAGCATGGCAGATGCTTCCGGGTGCGAACCATGCGCGGTTCATGGCTAGGACTGGCTATGATTGGATCTTGGTTGATACAGAGCATGGGAATATTGCTGGCATgtttttctttcatttcaATTGATTAGGGAGGATGGAGGCTAACAGAGCACAGACTGGCAGATGCACGAGGCCGTGGCTGCGATTGCGGCCGAAGGAGCCAGTCCAATTGTGCGGATTGCCGCTAATGAGGGATGGATGGTGAAGCGTATGTATTTCTAGGTTGTTGAAGATTGCTGGTGCTGACTGCAAGCAGGAGCTCTGGACACAGGAGCGCATGGTGTTGTCGTCCCGCTTCTTTACACCGCAGATGATGCCCAGAGACTAGTCGAGTCCGCTAAATTCCCTCCTGTCGGACGAAGAGGATTCGGTAGTCCTTTTGCTATGGGTAACACAGGGAAGGTTTCCGCGACGGAGTACCTCCAAACCGCCAACGACTCGCTTCTCACGATCGTCCAGATTGAGACCAAGGAGGCTCTTGAGAATGTATGGCATGTCACAATTCACAGAAAGCTCAAGAAAGCTGACAATATCAGGTTGAGGAAATCGCAAAGGTCCCCGGTATCGACGTCTTGTTCATTGGCCCCTGGGATCTAGGAAACAACATTGGCCGTCCTGTCTTGGGAGAATTCCATGAAGACCTAAGCGCTGCCATTGACCGGATATACAAGGCAGCTGTGGACAATGGCAAGAGAGTCGGTATTTACTGCGCGGGCGGTGCAGCTGCGAAGAAGTACGCGGACCAGGGCTTCCACATGGTAAGAGACACATCACTGTGGCATGTGGAATATCGCTAACATTCTTTTCCTGTAGATCTCCGTTGTTGCTGACGCTGTCGCCCTTCCCACATTCCTTTCTAACGCTCTTGAAACCGCCAGCTCCTAGATGATCCCCTCCATTTGTCGAAAGACAATGATATCCAGATAGAGTATCTTGCATAATAAGAATGTCATATTGTATTATTGATGCGTATGGGAATCAATTATTGTGTCTTCATATCATCGACCAAATTCTCAACCTCCTGCTCGGTCCAGCGATGGAACAGCTTCTTCGGATCGGAGATCTGCTGATCTTTAACGGATTGCACATGGAGAACGGGCACATCGAACTCGTAAAAATCCTTCCATTGTTTGTTTGCAGGGGTCATGATGTCCAATTCCTCGTAGTTGAAGGGTTTGCGCTTGTTCAGTTGGACGACGGTGTGTTTGGCCGTGTCGCAGAGCCCGCAGCCGGCGCGGGTGAAGAGGGTGACGCGAGCGGCTTGAAGGAGGGCTCTTGTAGCAAACATTTTTAATGGCGTTAAAATTGTTGCGCGGGTTGAGCTGCGTTGAATAGGTTGGATGGGTCAGATCGGGTGCTGTTCTTGGTAGATGTGCTTTTGTTTTTCTCCAACTCGGTGGAATCTTCGAGCTCTCCGCACTAAGCCCGATCGGGATTGATTGGCGATAATTGAAGCAGCAAACAGAATTTCCCAACTTTTGCTCACGATTCCGAATTTTCTGTATaagtttctcttttcccTTATCTATTGAATATAGAGGGAACACTCGCACCACGTCAGAATGGCATCCAAGTGTGTTCACAAAGGGTGCGGCAAGGAATTCTCCAATGCGGATGAAGACTGCGTTTACCATCCGGGGCCACCAGTGTTCCACGAGGGGCAGAAGGGTAAGTGAGAGGACCTTGCTGTCTAACTGAATTCTAGAATTCCTCAGATGGAAACCGACAACGGATCGGACGTGAGGCTAACGCGAATGCACACTTTAAACAGGCTGGAAATGCTGCAAACCCCGCGTCCTCACCTTTGAAGAATTCCTGACAATCCCACCCTGCACCACCGGCAAGCACTCAACGGTCGACGACACACCCGTCGAGCCTGCGCAGCCAGCACCCGAGAATGCCGCTGCTGAGATCCCCGCCCCTCAACGAGTGACTGCTGAGCCGTCGCGACCAGCTGCCGCCCCGGCCGTTGCGCCTACGCCTCCTGCCCCCGCTACACCAGTCCCCGAAGAGCCGGAAGACGACGACCCCTCTCTCGAGATCCCCGCGAATGCTACTTGTCGCAGGAAAGCGTGCAATGCGGGCTACGATCCGTCGATACCgcgggaggaggagaaaTGCGTGCACCATCCCGGACAGCCTATTTTCCACGAGGGGAGCAAGGGATGGTCGTGCTGCAAAAAGAGGGTGTTGGAGTTTGATGAATTTTTGAAGATTCAGGGTTGTCAGGAGCGGACGAAGCACTTATTTGTTGGGAAGGGGAAGCCGGCTGGGGAGGAGAAAGTCGAGACTGTGAGGTGAGTATCTATTTTTCCATGGTGATGGGCTCAATATCTAATGGTGGTTCTTCTACAGGAGTGATTTCTACCAAACTCCCGCATCGGTGAACGTTTCGCTTTACCTGAAGAAAATTGACAAGGAACACGCCAAAGTCAACTTCTCCGGCAACTCGATCGACTTTGACCTCCCGACTACCGACAACAAGCGATTCAAGGATACATACTCATTGTTTGCGCCAATTGATCCTGAGAAGTCGCAGTTCCGGGTGTTGGGTACGAAGTTGGAGTTGACATTGGCCAAGGCGGACGGCACGAGCTGGCCGGTGCTGCGCAGCGATGATAAATGGAGCGGAGAAAGGATTCAGATTGGCAATGCTGGACGGGTGTAATAATGAGATTACGATTGAGATTGGCATGAGATTGGCATAAGATAAGCACGATTTAGTTTGTGATATGCAAGATCGTTATTTTATTCCTCGACATCA
This Aspergillus chevalieri M1 DNA, chromosome 3, nearly complete sequence DNA region includes the following protein-coding sequences:
- a CDS encoding uncharacterized protein (COG:S;~EggNog:ENOG410Q0S2), with the protein product MADSLNPLSIFTTHPQSQRYIKTTRDETDADQNATTIIETTFDLTLKITKSPDGTPSCIESFPSTEQPPSNEAKPRHYRIDPDYETGFITRSTSDLQPNEERDVTAEHVLKTLPESVQEQYKAWVDAYNGSYKTRIKDTGDEEASVFSTAEEDVAWSVAGYLLVWRLTYAPEVGSVQYYGGNLRSFIVGERELPSTVGFLKAGVEILKSGKPSM
- a CDS encoding uncharacterized protein (COG:S;~EggNog:ENOG410PYD1) — translated: MPPNQEPEAGYEKWLFLEYFPDNTLWINKPTLDDIRATTQLEQNKTSSAAPYIVSSDTSPKTVEYISDNPEFLGKHVRIFYNRKYRKLVIKLVHHAHEVARSLISREIDIAADRMSIVNGLVPDGSKCVVSGQYTKEPASSWRPATLPPSRDAKWPSLVVECGDLKSITKLRIEAEWWLTKSQGDVKVAIVLIVWPTWSGISLEKWVPDPNGNSNPNDSATGTAKCIQEIGLQCKARNTASIEISGGSLRLGFEEVFLRTPSSPRERDIIVSEEALKSIMGLVYDEFVI
- a CDS encoding HpcH/HpaI aldolase family protein (COG:E;~EggNog:ENOG410PH1V;~InterPro:IPR005000,IPR015813,IPR040442;~PFAM:PF03328;~go_function: GO:0003824 - catalytic activity [Evidence IEA]) produces the protein MQAANRLQQALRTERGLSFGAWQMLPGANHARFMARTGYDWILVDTEHGNIADWQMHEAVAAIAAEGASPIVRIAANEGWMVKRALDTGAHGVVVPLLYTADDAQRLVESAKFPPVGRRGFGSPFAMGNTGKVSATEYLQTANDSLLTIVQIETKEALENVEEIAKVPGIDVLFIGPWDLGNNIGRPVLGEFHEDLSAAIDRIYKAAVDNGKRVGIYCAGGAAAKKYADQGFHMISVVADAVALPTFLSNALETASS
- a CDS encoding glutaredoxin family protein (COG:O;~EggNog:ENOG410PSUP;~InterPro:IPR036249,IPR008554;~PFAM:PF05768), coding for MFATRALLQAARVTLFTRAGCGLCDTAKHTVVQLNKRKPFNYEELDIMTPANKQWKDFYEFDVPVLHVQSVKDQQISDPKKLFHRWTEQEVENLVDDMKTQ
- a CDS encoding cysteine and histidine-rich domain-containing protein (COG:S;~EggNog:ENOG410PING;~InterPro:IPR008978,IPR007052,IPR007051;~PFAM:PF04968,PF04969) encodes the protein MASKCVHKGCGKEFSNADEDCVYHPGPPVFHEGQKGWKCCKPRVLTFEEFLTIPPCTTGKHSTVDDTPVEPAQPAPENAAAEIPAPQRVTAEPSRPAAAPAVAPTPPAPATPVPEEPEDDDPSLEIPANATCRRKACNAGYDPSIPREEEKCVHHPGQPIFHEGSKGWSCCKKRVLEFDEFLKIQGCQERTKHLFVGKGKPAGEEKVETVRSDFYQTPASVNVSLYLKKIDKEHAKVNFSGNSIDFDLPTTDNKRFKDTYSLFAPIDPEKSQFRVLGTKLELTLAKADGTSWPVLRSDDKWSGERIQIGNAGRV